One part of the Schistocerca piceifrons isolate TAMUIC-IGC-003096 chromosome 2, iqSchPice1.1, whole genome shotgun sequence genome encodes these proteins:
- the LOC124776544 gene encoding U6 snRNA-associated Sm-like protein LSm4, whose protein sequence is MLPLSLLRTAQNHPMLVELKNGETYNGHLVSCDNWMNINLREVICTSRDGDKFWRMPECYIRGSTIKYLRIPDEVIDMVKEDTLVKGRGRGEMKGRGGQAQRGRGSGRGTFGGRGGRPGQLGRGGRNPKQVKK, encoded by the exons ttgccactgtcattacttcggACAGCACAGAATCATCCCATG TTGGTGGAGCTGAAAAATGGCGAGACCTACAACGGCCACTTAGTTAGCTGTGACAACTGgatgaacattaatttaagagaagtTATATGTACATCAAGG GATGGTGACAAGTTCTGGAGAATGCCAGAATGCTATATCAGAGGCAGCACAATTAAATACTTGCGAATTCCAGATGAAGTAATTGACATGGTTAAGGAAGATACATTAGTGAAAGGTCGTGGCCGTGGAGAAATGAAAGGCAGAGGAGGCCAGGCTCAGAGAGGACGCGGTAGTGGAAGAG GCACTTTTGGAGGACGTGGTGGGAGACCAGGACAGCTAGGTCGAGGAGGCAGAAATCCCAAGCAAGTGAAGAAGTGA